The genomic region CAAGTGTTGAGAGGGAGACTTGCGCTTTGGCACGCTGGTTGCAAATTTGCCGGGCGAACATGTGCGGGGGTTTAAGATACAGGGAATCAAGCACGAGGAGGTGAGAGGTTATGGCAATCGTCAGATGGCGTCCGTGGCGTGACTTGTATCGGCTCCAGGAGGACATGGATCGTTTCATCGATGATTTCTTCCATGGGTTCCCGGGCCGTGAGGTGGAGACCGGCATGTGGAGTCCCAGCGTGGACATTTGCGAGACCGAGGATGCGGTGATCGTCACCGCCGAAGTTCCCGGCATGAAGAAGGATGACATCAAGATCTCCATCCAGGACAATGTGCTGATGCTCAAGGGGGAGAAGCATCAGGAGAAGGAGGCGAAGCAGGAGAACTACCATCG from Calditrichota bacterium harbors:
- a CDS encoding Hsp20/alpha crystallin family protein, producing MAIVRWRPWRDLYRLQEDMDRFIDDFFHGFPGREVETGMWSPSVDICETEDAVIVTAEVPGMKKDDIKISIQDNVLMLKGEKHQEKEAKQENYHRLERVYGSFRRSFSLPASVDASKVKASYKDGVLRIELPKKEEARPKEIPITVQ